The Novosphingobium sp. Gsoil 351 genome contains the following window.
CGTAAGCGTCGGTCCAATTGACAACCGGTCGCCGGGTTAACCATCGCCTTGCGCGGCGCGGCTGAACTGGCATGATGGTTGCGAAGCCAAGAGTTAACGCTGAGGTACGCATGCTCACCAAGATCGGCCGCTTGTTCCAGATCAAGACGCGCTTCGAGGCGTTCCTCATCATTTACGCGCTAGCGCTGGGTGCGGTGCAGCGCGGCAGCGTCTATCTGACACAGTATCCAGGGTTCGGCGGCAAGCTGCTGTTCCTAGCCTGCACTGGCGCGGTGTTCATGGCCGGGGCCAAGATGCTCGACTGCCTCAAGCACGAAAAACGCCTCGCCGCCGCCGGTACCGCCGAATAGCGAAAGGCCCGCGATGGGCCCCGAAATTCGCTTCGAAAACGTCACCCGCCGCTTTGGCTCGGTAACCGCGGTGGATGCGGTCGATCTCACAATCGCGCCGGGCAGTTTCGTCGCGCTGGTCGGCGAATCGGGATCGGGCAAGTCGACCCTGTTGCGCGCAATCAACCGGCTCGACGAGGGTGCGGCGCGCGCCGGGCGGGTTTTCATTGGCGGCGACGATACCGGCGCCGCCCCGCTGACCGCGCTGCGGCGCCGGATCGGTTATGTTTTCCAGTCGATCGGCCTGTTCCCGCACATGACCGCGGCCGCGAATGTCGCGGTTGGACGCCGCGCGCGCGGCGAGGATTTGAGCGCCGCTGAAATCGCCGCATTGCTCGATCAGGTCGGGCTATCCACCGATTTCGCCAGCCGAATGCCGCGCGAGCTATCGGGCGGTCAGGCACAACGCGTCGGCATCGCCCGCGCGCTGGCGATCGAACCCGAAATCCTGCTGCTCGACGAGCCGTTTGCTGCGCTCGATCCGGTCACCCGCGACGCACTGGGCAAGACCGTGCGCGCGCTCCACGAAACGCGAGGGCTCACCTCGATCCTCGTCACCCACGACATGGCCGAGGCGATGTTGCTGGCTGATCGGGTGATCGTGCTCGCCGCGGGCGGGATCGTGGCAGATGCCACCCCCGCCGACCTGGCCTCAGGACGGGGCGGAGCAGTCGCCGAGGCGCTGGTCGCGGTTCCGCGCGAGCAGGCCCGGCGGATCGCCGAGCTGGGCGAATGAGCCGGTTCGGGACCACGCTATGGGGACTGCGCGACGAGTTGGCCGCGCACCTCGTGCTCTCGTTCGCCGCGCTGGCGCTGGGTATCGCAATCGCGCTGCCGCTGATCGTCGCGGCGGCGCGCAACCCCCATGCCGCGCGCGTCGCGCTGGGGCTGGCGAGTCTGGTCCAGACCATGCCTGCGCTGGCACTGCTGGCGCTGTTCTATCCACTGCTGCTCTCCCTGTCGGTCTTGGTCGGCGGCGGCATCCCGGCGCTCGGCTTCCTCCCCGCGCTGCTGGCGTTGGCGCTCTATGCGGTGCTGCCGATCCTCCACAACGGCGTCGCCGCCCTGCGTGGGCTCGATCCGGCGGTGCGCGAGGCGGCGGATGCGATGGGGCTGACGCCGGGGCAGAAATTGCGCTGGATCGAGGCTCCGCTGGTCGCACCTCTGGTGCTGGCGGGCATACGCACCGCCGCGGTGTGGACCGTCGGCGCTGGGCCCCTGGCGACTACCGTGGGAGCGACCAGCCTGGGCAACCCGATCTTCGCCGGACTCCAGACCCAGGACTGGGTGCTGGTGTTGGCCGGGTGCGCTGCCGCGGCGGGGCTGGCGCTGGCGACCGACGGGGTGCTGGTGCTGGTCGAAAGGGGTGTCGCCCAGCGCCGCCCCGCCCTCGCCTGGCTAGGTCTCGCGCTGGTCGCGCTGGCGCTCGGCTGGGCGCTGGTTCCGGCGCGCGCCGAGCAGCGTCCCACCCTGGTCGTCGGCGCCAAGAACTTCTCCGAACAGTACATCCTCGCGCGCCTGATCGGAACGCGGTTGGATGAGGCCGGGTTCGCGGTCAGCTATCGCGAGGGCCTCGGTTCGGCGGTGGTGTTCAAGGCGCTGGAGAGCGGGGACATCGACGTCTACGTCGATTACGCCGGAACGTTGTGGACCAGCGAGCTGAGGCGCACCGACTCCCCTGCCCCCGAGGCGATGCGGGCCGGACTGGCAGCCTATCTGACCAAGCCCGGCGGGGCGCGGCTGCTGGGGACGCTGGGGTTCGAGAACGCCTATGCGTTCGCGATGAAGCCCGATGTCGCCAAGGCGCGCGGCATCGCTTCTCTGCAGGACCTAGTCCGCGCTGCGCCCGATCTGACGCTCGGCACCGACCTCGAGTTCCTCGACCGCCCCGAATGGCGCGCGGTCGAAAGCGCCTACCTGCTGCGATTCCGCCAGAGCAAGCGTTACAGCCCGACCTTCATGTACCGCGCACTGGCGAGCGACGACGCCGACGTCATCACCGCGTTCAGCTCCGACGGACGGATCGCCGCCGATGGCCTGACCGTGCTGAGCGACCCCTCTCGCGCCATTCCCAACTACGATGCGCTGCTGCTCGTCTCGGGCAAGTGTGCCGCCGACCCGCGCTGCTTCGCCGCCTTGCGCCCGCTGATCGGCCGCATCCCGGTGGCGGCGATGCGCGAGGCGAATTACCGGGTCGATCGGGACGACGCGAAGCAAACCCCCGAATCTGCCGCAAGCTGGCTCGCGACAACGCTGGGACTGGCGCGCTGAGGCAAAAGGTTGCATCCTGAGACGGAACGGGAGGGAACCATGGGGCGACTCGGGCGCAAGATCGCGGCAGGTGCGCTGGCCGCGTGCCTCCCACTGGCATTGGCGGCATGCGGCGGATCATCCGGCCGCGGCGAGCCGACCAAGAGCGACGCCGGCGTCAAGCTCACCGCCTTTCCCGAGCGGGTCTATTGGGGCGACGCGCACCTTCACACCGCCAACTCGGTCGATGCCTTCGGTTTCGGCGTCAGGCTTGGGCCGGAAGAAGCGTTGCGCTTCGCGCGCGGCGAGGAAGTCACCTCGTCGATGGGGCTCAAGGCGAAACTGGCGCGCCCGCTCGACTGGCTGGTGATCACCGACCATTCCGACGCGCTGGGCGGAACCAAGGCGCTTGCTGACGCGTCCCGCATCCTCATCCGCGATCCGATGATGAAGCGCTGGCACGACATGCTCAATGCCGGACCCGAGCAGTCACTGCGCGCCACCGCCGAGATGATCGATGCGCGCGCGCACAACACCATGCCCGCCGAGATGACCGACAACGCGATAGGGGCCAAGCGCACCCGATCGATCT
Protein-coding sequences here:
- a CDS encoding ATP-binding cassette domain-containing protein, with amino-acid sequence MGPEIRFENVTRRFGSVTAVDAVDLTIAPGSFVALVGESGSGKSTLLRAINRLDEGAARAGRVFIGGDDTGAAPLTALRRRIGYVFQSIGLFPHMTAAANVAVGRRARGEDLSAAEIAALLDQVGLSTDFASRMPRELSGGQAQRVGIARALAIEPEILLLDEPFAALDPVTRDALGKTVRALHETRGLTSILVTHDMAEAMLLADRVIVLAAGGIVADATPADLASGRGGAVAEALVAVPREQARRIAELGE
- a CDS encoding ABC transporter permease/substrate-binding protein, whose protein sequence is MSRFGTTLWGLRDELAAHLVLSFAALALGIAIALPLIVAAARNPHAARVALGLASLVQTMPALALLALFYPLLLSLSVLVGGGIPALGFLPALLALALYAVLPILHNGVAALRGLDPAVREAADAMGLTPGQKLRWIEAPLVAPLVLAGIRTAAVWTVGAGPLATTVGATSLGNPIFAGLQTQDWVLVLAGCAAAAGLALATDGVLVLVERGVAQRRPALAWLGLALVALALGWALVPARAEQRPTLVVGAKNFSEQYILARLIGTRLDEAGFAVSYREGLGSAVVFKALESGDIDVYVDYAGTLWTSELRRTDSPAPEAMRAGLAAYLTKPGGARLLGTLGFENAYAFAMKPDVAKARGIASLQDLVRAAPDLTLGTDLEFLDRPEWRAVESAYLLRFRQSKRYSPTFMYRALASDDADVITAFSSDGRIAADGLTVLSDPSRAIPNYDALLLVSGKCAADPRCFAALRPLIGRIPVAAMREANYRVDRDDAKQTPESAASWLATTLGLAR